The Hymenobacter sp. GOD-10R genome includes a window with the following:
- a CDS encoding TonB-dependent receptor — protein sequence MKRLLLMSFLLMITLLQQVSAQNRTISGRVTDRQTGEGLPGVTVLVKGTTIGISTNSDGTYTLSIPNSTATLTFTSVGYITQERAISTDNQINVVLAADTKQLSEVVVTGYGGSQDVKDITGSVAQVKSDKLTNQPVQSVDQALAGRMAGVQVTNPGGTLADGVSVRIRGTNSISGSSQPLYVVDGVPLNTRENANTFNGGNGTRYNPLADINPNDIASVEVLKDASASAIYGSRASNGVIIITTKRGKAGQTHVSINSWAGLNEPTRKLSLLNGDDFIAIQNEKAANKSIAPIAADVDLDGDGQVDKVRTDWQKEIYKRQFSQSHQAAVSGGTDKASFYGSGTYTDQRGIILTNRLRQGAVRLNVDVTPKKWLKAGVSSGYTQTLNHGVLTDGYLAGATVAGYNAPPNVPVYAPTASTSPYYMTGTGLLGVGGNNTAYVLNNFYNPVAVVKLQRNDNTSRRLLANTYLEIQPITGLRLTTRYGVDYLDNFEDQYSDPRIGGLGTAYGGLIQDNRLDRTQWNWQNYINYDKTIGEQHNFGATVGLEYQQTTEQQVYTGAAGIVDPKFNSILDGLYSGTQFSGGTKNANAFRSYFGRVNYSFGTRYYAQFALRADADSRFGKANQTGFFPGGSVGWRISEENFMKGISAISDMKLRASYGLVGNSNGLGSYASRDILIGGGQYADLNGLSVTQIGNSKLKWETSKKLDIGMDLSLLKNRIGLTFDYFNTNISGLVLYAPTANTLGIPSSTTALNGSIARNVGSMYNRGIEAALNTTNVETANGFRWTSSLNLSIIKNRITALNDQADLPSGNQRASIGRSLGVYQLIRWAGVNPDNGNAQFLDKDGNVKQYDAVQAKWFTASGDATTAITQSDAKYTTKTGYPTWYGGFDNTFTYKGFDLTVFLQYSGGNMVYNTTRSGLLTTYLNNNLEEIKDRWQKPGDQTDIQKLVLRDNVSTQASTRWLEKGDFLRMRQIGLGYNLPATVTGRIGISNLRVYTLVQNAFIFTNYKGADPEVNSNRNNSNIAYGVDNRSVPQTRSYTVGLNFTL from the coding sequence ATGAAAAGACTCTTACTCATGAGCTTTTTGCTCATGATCACCCTGTTACAACAGGTATCAGCCCAAAACCGGACGATTTCCGGACGGGTGACGGATCGGCAGACTGGTGAAGGTCTGCCAGGCGTAACTGTACTTGTGAAAGGTACCACGATAGGTATATCAACTAATTCAGATGGTACTTACACTCTTAGTATACCTAATTCAACTGCGACACTCACATTTACTTCAGTAGGGTATATTACTCAAGAAAGAGCAATAAGTACAGACAATCAGATCAATGTAGTACTTGCAGCAGATACAAAACAACTCAGTGAAGTTGTTGTAACTGGTTATGGTGGCTCACAGGATGTAAAAGACATCACTGGTTCAGTAGCTCAGGTTAAATCTGATAAGCTTACAAACCAACCTGTACAAAGTGTTGACCAGGCACTCGCAGGCCGGATGGCAGGTGTTCAGGTTACTAATCCTGGTGGTACGCTAGCTGACGGTGTATCCGTGCGCATCCGTGGTACTAACTCGATCAGCGGCAGTTCCCAGCCTTTATATGTAGTGGATGGTGTACCATTGAACACTCGTGAAAACGCTAACACATTCAACGGTGGCAATGGTACACGTTACAACCCTTTAGCTGACATCAACCCCAATGATATTGCATCTGTTGAGGTTCTGAAAGACGCCTCAGCTTCTGCCATCTATGGTTCACGTGCATCTAACGGTGTTATCATCATCACGACGAAGCGCGGTAAGGCTGGACAGACGCATGTCTCTATCAACTCTTGGGCCGGTCTAAACGAGCCAACTCGTAAGCTAAGCCTACTCAATGGGGATGACTTTATTGCCATCCAGAATGAAAAAGCAGCTAATAAAAGTATTGCACCCATAGCTGCAGACGTTGATCTTGATGGCGACGGACAAGTAGATAAAGTACGTACCGACTGGCAAAAGGAAATTTACAAGCGCCAGTTTTCGCAGAGCCACCAAGCTGCTGTATCGGGTGGTACTGACAAAGCTTCTTTCTACGGCTCGGGTACTTATACCGACCAACGTGGTATTATCTTAACTAACCGCTTGCGTCAAGGTGCAGTTCGTCTCAACGTAGACGTTACGCCAAAGAAATGGTTGAAAGCTGGTGTTAGCTCGGGCTATACGCAAACGCTCAACCATGGTGTACTAACCGACGGTTACTTAGCAGGGGCTACTGTTGCTGGTTACAATGCTCCACCTAACGTACCGGTTTACGCTCCTACAGCTTCTACTTCCCCCTACTACATGACGGGTACAGGTTTGTTAGGGGTAGGCGGCAATAACACTGCTTACGTTCTGAACAACTTCTACAACCCTGTAGCAGTAGTTAAGCTTCAGCGCAACGACAACACGTCTCGCCGTTTGTTGGCGAATACTTACTTAGAAATCCAGCCAATCACTGGCTTGCGTCTGACAACCCGTTATGGCGTTGACTACCTCGACAACTTCGAAGATCAGTATAGCGATCCTCGTATTGGTGGCCTAGGTACTGCCTATGGTGGATTGATCCAGGATAACCGCTTGGACCGTACGCAGTGGAACTGGCAGAACTATATCAACTACGATAAAACCATTGGTGAGCAGCACAACTTTGGTGCTACTGTAGGTCTGGAATACCAACAGACTACCGAACAGCAGGTTTACACAGGTGCCGCTGGCATCGTTGACCCAAAATTTAACAGCATCCTAGACGGCTTGTACTCTGGTACCCAGTTCTCTGGCGGTACTAAAAATGCAAATGCTTTCCGCTCGTATTTCGGCCGCGTGAACTATAGCTTCGGTACCCGCTACTATGCTCAGTTTGCTCTTCGTGCTGACGCTGACTCTCGCTTTGGTAAGGCCAACCAGACTGGTTTCTTCCCAGGTGGTTCGGTAGGCTGGCGTATTTCGGAGGAGAACTTCATGAAAGGTATTTCTGCTATCTCCGACATGAAACTCCGTGCTAGCTACGGCTTGGTAGGTAACTCTAACGGCCTAGGTAGCTATGCTTCTCGTGACATCCTGATTGGTGGTGGTCAGTATGCAGATTTGAACGGCCTGTCTGTTACACAAATTGGCAACTCAAAGCTAAAATGGGAGACATCAAAGAAGCTTGATATCGGCATGGATTTGAGCCTACTCAAGAACCGCATTGGCCTCACATTCGACTACTTCAACACTAACATCAGCGGTTTGGTACTCTACGCTCCAACTGCTAACACCCTAGGTATTCCTAGCAGCACAACGGCTCTTAACGGCAGCATCGCGCGTAACGTAGGCTCAATGTACAACCGTGGTATTGAGGCTGCCTTGAACACAACGAACGTAGAGACAGCAAACGGCTTCCGTTGGACTTCTTCCCTTAACTTGTCCATCATCAAGAACCGCATAACGGCATTGAACGATCAGGCTGACTTGCCATCGGGCAACCAGCGTGCTAGCATCGGCCGCTCGCTAGGCGTTTACCAACTCATTCGCTGGGCTGGTGTAAATCCTGATAACGGTAACGCTCAGTTCCTTGATAAGGATGGCAACGTAAAGCAGTATGACGCTGTTCAGGCTAAGTGGTTTACTGCTTCTGGTGATGCAACAACGGCTATCACTCAAAGTGATGCTAAGTACACCACGAAGACGGGTTACCCAACGTGGTATGGCGGTTTTGACAACACGTTCACCTACAAAGGCTTCGATCTAACCGTATTCTTGCAGTACAGCGGTGGAAACATGGTCTACAACACAACCCGTTCAGGTTTGCTGACCACCTACCTCAACAACAACTTAGAGGAAATCAAAGACCGTTGGCAGAAACCAGGTGACCAGACTGACATCCAGAAGCTCGTTCTGCGTGACAACGTTTCGACGCAAGCTTCTACCCGCTGGTTGGAGAAAGGCGATTTCTTGCGCATGCGCCAGATTGGCCTAGGATACAACCTACCTGCAACGGTAACTGGTCGCATTGGTATTTCAAATCTGCGAGTTTATACACTAGTACAGAACGCATTTATCTTCACTAATTACAAGGGTGCTGACCCTGAAGTAAACTCGAACCGCAACAACAGCAACATTGCTTACGGCGTCGATAACCGCTCAGTACCACAAACCCGCAGCTACACTGTGGGCCTGAACTTTACTTTGTAG